The Arthrobacter sp. D5-1 genome segment CCGTCTTTGCCGGTGGAAGACTGGAACGCACAGATCTCTCTGATGACCGGAATGGCTGCCGCACAACTGATGCTGGAAGGCAAAGTTGGCATCCTCCGCACGATGCCCGCCCCGGACGAACGCTCACTGCAGCATTTCAAGCGGCAAACCACTGCGCTGGGCAAACCGTGGGATGGCCAGGTCAGCTACGGCGAGTACTTGCGCACCTTGGATGCGTCCGACCCCCAACAGCTGGCCATCCTGCACTCGGCCGGGACGCTGTTCAGGGGCGCCGGTTACACGCCCTTCGACGGCGAGGTGCCTGACACAGTGATCCAAGCGGCCATCGGGGCTCCCTATGCCCACACCACAGCACCGCTGCGACGCCTGATTGACAGATTCGTCCTGGTCATCTGCGAGGCCCTCAGTAACCACAAGGACATTCCGCGGTGGGCCCGTGACGCACTGCCCTCGTTGCCGGAGATCATGGCAGCCTCGGACCAAGTGGCCGGTCGGCTTGAGCGTGCGGCTCTGGACACGGTGGAAGCAGCACTGGTAGCCAACCACGTGGGCCAGGAGTTCGATGCCGTGGTGATTTCAGGGTCCAAGCCTGCCAATGGAAACAGCAACGGCAACCGAGGCAATGGCAATAAAGCCAACGGAAACGGGAGCGGTCCGTATGGGGTCGTCCAGATCGCGGAACCGGCCGTCACCGCACGCTGCGACGGCGAATTGGAGTCCGGAACCAAAGTGCGGGTACGCCTTGTCACGGCGGATATTGCCAGCCGGGAAATCAGGTTCGAGCTGCAGCACTGACCCCGGTGAACCCATGATCCGGGCTTTATGGCTCCCAGAGGATAGACTGGGCCTGTAGTAATGGATGCCCGGTCGTTGATTCAGTTAATTTTTGAAGTCAACAAGCCCGCCCCTACGCGATCTTGAGATGTACCAACTGGTCACCAGTGCCAGTACTTAGATAGCCCGCGATCGGCTTCCACTGGATATGCTTGCGCGCCAGTTCGTGCTCCGGTACGGCTTCGCCGCCCCCGTTGAGCACGCAGCGCCAATGCCTAAATGAATAAGGAAACTCCCTGTGAGTGAATTGCACACCCATGAAGTCCTGACCGACCCCACCGGAACCGAAATTCTTGAACCCGAGGAAACGATCGTCTCGGA includes the following:
- a CDS encoding RNB domain-containing ribonuclease yields the protein MSHHRIAPNVDDSSDQLAEALAALRTELELPTAYPAEAVQEAERAVENLRLPDQDLREIPFVTIDPATSTDLDQALFIERSGDGYKVLYAIADVPSFVAPGGALDAETRLRGQTFYAPDGRIPLHPEVISENAGSLLAEQDCSAFVWNFELGADAEVMSVTVARAAVRSRAKLSYKGAQQQIDDGTAPPVLQLLKEVGLKRVELERLRGGASLNMPEQEIVQATDGGGYRIVAAPSLPVEDWNAQISLMTGMAAAQLMLEGKVGILRTMPAPDERSLQHFKRQTTALGKPWDGQVSYGEYLRTLDASDPQQLAILHSAGTLFRGAGYTPFDGEVPDTVIQAAIGAPYAHTTAPLRRLIDRFVLVICEALSNHKDIPRWARDALPSLPEIMAASDQVAGRLERAALDTVEAALVANHVGQEFDAVVISGSKPANGNSNGNRGNGNKANGNGSGPYGVVQIAEPAVTARCDGELESGTKVRVRLVTADIASREIRFELQH